A stretch of Candidatus Krumholzibacteriia bacterium DNA encodes these proteins:
- a CDS encoding cation-translocating P-type ATPase C-terminal domain-containing protein, whose protein sequence is NMREADSDLWRNRVTTNRWVWGALVLCVGLLLAAAHVPVLARVLDVVPPDPSTWALILGISLVPLVLGQILKALRWV, encoded by the coding sequence CAACATGCGCGAGGCCGACTCCGACCTCTGGCGCAACCGCGTGACCACCAACCGTTGGGTGTGGGGTGCACTCGTGCTGTGCGTGGGGCTCCTGCTGGCCGCCGCCCACGTGCCCGTGCTGGCGCGGGTCCTCGACGTGGTGCCGCCCGATCCGTCGACCTGGGCGCTGATCCTGGGCATCAGCCTGGTGCCGCTGGTGCTCGGACAGATCCTGAAGGCC